In one window of Oryza sativa Japonica Group chromosome 9, ASM3414082v1 DNA:
- the LOC107277843 gene encoding trimethyltridecatetraene synthase, with translation MEFLLWVSYLTITLATILLFLRTLILRHNRRVYNLPPGPKPWPIIGNLNLMGSLPHRSIHSLSKKYGPLMHLRFGSFPVVVGSSVEMAKFFLKTHDVVFADRPKTAAGKHTTYNYSDMTWSPYGAYWRQARKVCLAELFSAKRIESYEHIRREEVRALLRDLHAASGRVVALKDYLSAASLNVISRMVLGKKYLEREVVHEGEVVTTPERFRWMIDELFLLNGVLDIGDSIPWLGWLDLQGYIRRMKKLSKMFDQFLEYVLDEHENRMCREGESFVAKDMVDVLLNVASDPSLEVKFSRDSVKAFTQDLIAGGTESSSATVDWAIAELLRKPEVFAKVTEELDRVVGRGRWVTEKDIPSLPYIDAIMKETMRMHPVAPMLAPRLSREDTSVDGYDIPAGTRVLVGVWSIGRDPKLWDAPEEFMPERFIGSKIDVKGQDFELLPFGSGRRMCPGYSLGLRVIQVSLANLLHGFAWRLPDGMTKEQLSMEEIFGLSTPRKFPLEVVVEPKLPADLYVSAC, from the exons ATGGAGTTTCTACTATGGGTATCCTACCTTACCATCACACTCGCCACCATCCTCTTATTTCTTAGAACCCTGATCTTGAGGCACAACCGCCGGGTGTACAACCTCCCTCCTGGGCCTAAGCCATGGCCAATCATCGGCAACCTCAACCTCATGGGCTCACTCCCACACCGCTCCATCCACAGCCTCTCCAAGAAGTACGGTCCCCTGATGCACCTCAGGTTCGGGTCCTTCCCCGTCGTCGTTGGCTCGTCGGTGGAGATGGCCAAGTTCTTCCTCAAGACCCACGACGTGGTGTTCGCCGACCGGCCCAAGACCGCCGCCGGCAAGCACACCACCTACAACTACAGCGACATGACGTGGTCGCCCTACGGCGCGTACTGGCGCCAGGCGCGCAAGGTGTGCCTCGCCGAGCTCTTCAGCGCCAAGCGGATCGAGTCGTACGAGCACATCCGCCGCGAGGAGGTGCGCGCGCTGCTCCGCGATCTGCACGCGGCGTCCGGGCGCGTGGTGGCGCTCAAGGACTACCTGTCCGCGGCGAGCCTGAACGTGATCTCGCGCATGGTGCTCGGCAAGAAGTACCTGGAGCGCGAGGTGGTGCACGAGGGAGAAGTGGTGACGACGCCCGAGCGGTTCAGGTGGATGATCGATGAGCTCTTCCTGCTTAACGGCGTGCTCGACATTGGGGATTCGATCCCGTGGTTGGGCTGGCTGGACCTGCAGGGGTACATTCGGAGGATGAAGAAGCTGAGCAAGATGTTTGATCAGTTCCTGGAATATGTATTGGACGAGCATGAGAACCGGATGTGTCGCGAGGGGGAGAGCTTCGTGGCGAAGGACATGGTGGATGTGCTGCTCAATGTCGCCAGCGATCCTTCGCTGGAGGTCAAGTTCAGCCGTGACAGCGTCAAGGCATTCACCCAG GACCTCATCGCTGGCGGCACGGAGAGCTCATCGGCCACTGTGGATTGGGCCATCGCGGAGCTTCTCAGGAAGCCGGAGGTGTTCGCCAAGGTCACCGAGGAGCTGGACCGTGTCGTCGGCCGCGGCCGCTGGGTCACGGAGAAGGACATCCCGAGCCTCCCCTACATCGACGCCATCATGAAGGAGACGATGCGAATGCACCCGGTTGCGCCCATGCTTGCGCCTCGCCTGTCCCGCGAAGACACGTCCGTCGACGGCTATGACATCCCCGCTGGCACGCGGGTGCTCGTCGGCGTCTGGTCCATCGGCCGCGACCCCAAGCTGTGGGACGCGCCGGAGGAGTTCATGCCGGAGAGGTTCATCGGCAGCAAGATCGACGTGAAGGGGCAGGATTTCGAGCTGCTGCCGTTCGGGTCGGGCCGGCGGATGTGCCCCGGCTACAGCCTTGGGCTGAGGGTGATCCAGGTGAGCCTCGCCAACCTGCTGCACGGCTTCGCGTGGAGGCTGCCCGACGGCATGACGAAGGAGCAGCTGAGCATGGAGGAGATCTTCGGTTTGTCGACGCCGCGCAAGTTCCCGCTCGAGGTTGTCGTCGAGCCCAAGCTCCCGGCTGACCTCTATGTGTCTGCTTGCTGA
- the LOC9271796 gene encoding trimethyltridecatetraene synthase encodes MEVALCASFVAILLTTMLFLKAISTRCRRRKYNLPPGPKPWPIIGNLNLVGALPHRSIHELSRRYGPLVYLRFGSFPVVVGSSVEMARFFLKTRDAAFIDRPRTAAGKHTAYNYRDITWSPCDAYWRQARRVVLTELFSARRIESYEHIRREEVHALLRDLHYASSSGGRRAIVIKDYLSTASLNMITRMVMGKRYVQGEVVHEEPGSARTTLAQFKELLEELFFLNGVFNVGDQIPWLEWLDLQGYVKRMKKVSKALDQLLEHVVDEHSERRQREGNGFVAGDMVDVLLRLADDSSLEVKLSRDSIKAFTQDLIAGGTESSSETIEWAISELLRKPEMFAKATEELDRIVGHRRWVNEKDILDLPYIEAIVKETMRLHPIGPLLAPRLSREDTSVGGYDIPTGTRVFVNVWAIARDPTLWDASEEFMPERFLGKKIDVKGQDFELLPFGSGRRMCPGYNLGLKVIQLSIANLLHGFTWRLPKDMVKEDLSMEEIFGLSMPRKFPLEVAVEPKLSSHLYKGD; translated from the exons ATGGAGGTAGCACTCTGTGCATCCTTTGTTGCCATTCTGCTAACCACCATGCTCTTCCTAAAAGCCATCTCGACGAGGTGCCGCCGTCGAAAGTATAACCTCCCGCCGGGTCCCAAGCCATGGCCGATCATCGGCAACCTAAACCTCGTCGGTGCGCTCCCACACCGTTCCATCCACGAGCTCTCAAGGCGCTACGGCCCACTCGTATACCTCCGGTTCGGGTCCttccccgtcgtcgtcggctcgtCCGTCGAGATGGCCAGGTTCTTCCTCAAGACGCGCGACGCGGCGTTCATCGACCGCCCCAGGACGGCCGCCGGCAAGCACACCGCCTACAACTACCGCGACATCACGTGGTCACCCTGCGACGCGTACTGGCGCCAGGCGCGCAGGGTTGTCCTCACCGAGCTCTTCAGCGCCAGGCGGATCGAGTCGTACGAGCACATCCGCCGCGAGGAGGTTCACGCGCTGCTCCGTGATCTGCACTACGCGTCGTCGTCTGGCGGCCGACGAGCTATCGTGATTAAGGACTACCTGTCCACGGCGAGCCTGAACATGATCACTCGCATGGTGATGGGCAAGAGGTACGTGCAGGGCGAGGTGGTCCATGAGGAGCCGGGATCGGCGCGGACGACGCTGGCGCAGTTCAAGGAGTTGCTCGAAGAGCTCTTCTTTCTCAACGGCGTCTTCAATGTCGGCGACCAGATCCCGTGGCTCGAGTGGTTGGACCTACAGGGCTACGTCAAGAGGATGAAGAAGGTGAGCAAGGCGTTAGACCAGCTTCTCGAACACGTCGTGGACGAGCACAGTGAGCGGAGGCAACGTGAGGGGAACGGGTTTGTGGCAGGAGACATGGTGGACGTGCTCCTTCGACTCGCCGATGATTCTAGCCTCGAGGTCAAACTTAGTCGGGACAGCATCAAGGCATTTACTCAG GACCTCATTGCTGGCGGCACGGAGAGTTCATCGGAGACAATCGAGTGGGCCATCTCGGAGCTCCTCAGGAAGCCCGAGATGTTTGCAAAGGCCACAGAGGAATTGGATCGCATTGTCGGCCATAGACGTTGGGTCAACGAGAAGGACATTCTTGATCTCCCCTATATTGAGGCTATTGTAAAAGAGACCATGCGCCTTCACCCTATCGGACCTTTGCTTGCGCCACGCCTTTCCCGTGAGGATACGTCTGTGGGTGGGTATGACATACCTACGGGCACGCGTGTATTCGTTAATGTGTGGGCCATTGCCCGTGACCCTACGCTATGGGACGCATCGGAGGAGTTCATGCCAGAGAGATTCTTGGGTAAGAAAATTGATGTGAAAGGGCAAGACTTTGAGCTATTACCATTTGGGTCTGGTCGACGGATGTGCCCAGGCTACAACCTTGGGCTTAAGGTGATCCAATTGAGCATAGCCAATCTCCTTCATGGCTTCACGTGGAGGCTCCCGAAGGACATGGTAAAAGAGGATTTGAGCATGGAGGAGATATTCGGGTTATCCATGCCACGCAAGTTCCCACTAGAGGTTGCTGTTGAGCCCAAGCTCTCTAGTCACCTCTACAAAGGTGATTGA
- the LOC4347176 gene encoding trimethyltridecatetraene synthase yields the protein MELMLPPWASFVGVVLATVLFLKAVLGRSRRVYNLPPGPKPWPVIGNLNLVGTLPHRSIHNLSKKYGPLMYLRFGSFPVVVGSSVEMAKFFLKTHDVVFTDRPKTAAGKHTTYNYSDITWSPYGAYWRQARKMCLTELFSAKRLESYEYIRGEEVRALLRDLHGAAGGVVVLKDYLSTVSLNVITRMVLGKKYLDKDAGGSVTTPEEFKWMLDELFLLNGVLNIGDSIPWLDWLDLQGYIKRMKKLGKMFDRFLEHVVDEHNERRRREGESFVAKDMVDVLLQFADNPNLEVKLKREGVKAFTQDLIAGGTESSAVTVEWALSELLKKPEVFAKATEELDRVVGRGRWVTEKDVPSLTYVDAIVKETMRLHPVAPMLVPRLSREDTSVDGYDIPAGTRVLVSVWTIGRDPKLWDAPEEFMPERFIGNKIDVKGQDFELLPFGSGRRMCPGYSLGLKVIQLSLANLLHGFAWRLPDGVTREQLSMEEIFGLSTPRKFPLEAVVEPKLPAHLYAAA from the exons ATGGAGCTGATGCTGCCGCCATGGGCGTCCTTCGTCGGCGTAGTGCTCGCCACCGTGCTGTTCCTGAAAGCGGTGCTCGGCCGTAGCCGCCGCGTGTACAACCTCCCGCCGGGGCCGAAGCCGTGGCCGGTCATCGGCAACCTCAACCTGGTGGGCACGCTCCCGCACCGCTCCATCCACAACCTCTCCAAGAAGTACGGTCCCCTGATGTACCTCAGGTTCGGGTCGttccccgtcgtcgtcggctcgtCGGTGGAGATGGCCAAGTTCTTCCTCAAGACCCACGACGTGGTGTTCACCGACCGGCCCAAGACCGCCGCCGGCAAGCACACCACCTACAACTACAGCGACATCACGTGGTCGCCCTACGGCGCGTACTGGCGCCAGGCGCGCAAGATGTGCCTCACCGAGCTCTTCAGCGCCAAGCGGCTGGAGTCGTACGAGTACATCCGTGGCGAGGAGGTGCGCGCGCTGCTGCGCGACCtgcacggcgcggccggcggcgtcgtggtGCTCAAGGACTACCTGTCGACGGTGAGCCTGAACGTGATCACGCGCATGGTGCTGGGCAAGAAGTACCTGGACAAGGATGCGGGGGGGTCGGTGACGACGCCGGAGGAGTTCAAGTGGATGCTCGACGAGCTGTTCCTGCTCAACGGCGTGCTCAACATCGGCGACTCCATCCCGTGGCTCGACTGGCTGGACCTGCAGGGGTACATCAAGAGGATGAAGAAGCTCGGCAAGATGTTCGACCGGTTCCTGGAACACGTCGTGGACGAGCAcaacgagcgccgccgccgcgagggggAGAGCTTCGTGGCCAAGGACATGGTGGACGTGCTGCTGCAGTTCGCTGACAATCCCAACCTTGAGGTCAAGCTCAAGAGGGAAGGTGTCAAGGCATTCACTCAG GACCTCATCGCTGGCGGCACAGAGAGCTCGGCGGTGACCGTGGAGTGGGCGCTGTCGGAGCTCCTGAAGAAGCCGGAGGTGTTCGCCAAGGCCACCGAGGAGCTGGACCGCGTCGTGGGCCGCGGCCGCTGGGTCACGGAGAAGGACGTCCCGAGCCTCACCTACGTGGACGCCATCGTGAAGGAGACCATGCGGCTGCACCCGGTGGCGCCCATGCTGGTGCCCCGCCTGTCCCGCGAGGACACGTCCGTCGACGGCTACGACATCCCCGCCGGCACGCGGGTGCTCGTCAGCGTGTGGACCATCGGCCGCGACCCCAAGCTGTGGGACGCGCCGGAGGAGTTCATGCCGGAGAGGTTCATCGGCAACAAGATCGACGTGAAGGGGCAGGACTTCGAGCTGCTGCCGTTCGGGTCGGGCCGGCGGATGTGCCCCGGCTACAGCCTTGGGCTGAAGGTGATCCAGCTGAGCCTCGCCAATCTGCTGCACGGCTTCGCGTGGAGGCTGCCCGACGGCGTGACGAGGGAGCAGCTGAGCATGGAGGAGATCTTCGGCTTGTCGACGCCGCGCAAGTTCCCGCTTGAGGCTGTCGTCGAGCCCAAGCTGCCCGCTCACCTCTATGCTGCTGCCTGA